One Deltaproteobacteria bacterium PRO3 DNA segment encodes these proteins:
- a CDS encoding DoxX family protein has translation MTRGEQCKANGFRCCALSLVRVALGFIFFMHGAHKALGWFGGPGLEAMVGMMTKNGLPAALAYMVIFGELLGGIALMAGFLSRLAALGIGIIMAGAIFTVHGKNGFFLQNQGFEYNLALISMALAVMVGGGGCLALDSFFCRKKEAA, from the coding sequence ATGACTCGAGGCGAACAATGCAAGGCGAACGGATTCCGGTGCTGCGCGCTCTCCCTGGTGCGCGTGGCCTTGGGCTTCATTTTCTTCATGCACGGGGCGCACAAGGCCCTGGGCTGGTTCGGCGGGCCGGGACTTGAGGCGATGGTCGGGATGATGACCAAGAACGGCCTGCCCGCGGCGCTGGCCTATATGGTGATTTTCGGCGAGCTGTTGGGCGGCATCGCGCTGATGGCGGGGTTTTTGAGCCGACTCGCCGCGCTGGGCATCGGGATCATCATGGCGGGCGCCATCTTCACCGTGCACGGGAAGAACGGCTTTTTCCTCCAGAACCAGGGTTTCGAGTACAACCTGGCCTTGATCTCGATGGCGCTGGCCGTGATGGTGGGAGGCGGAGGCTGTCTCGCGCTGGACAGCTTTTTTTGCCGGAAGAAAGAGGCGGCCTAA
- a CDS encoding YciI family protein, producing MKFMIIVKATPDSEAGAMPEEKLIAEMAEYHEALAKAGMLLDASGLQPTSKGWRIRYQGSDRTLIDGPFAETKELIAGYTLIEAKSREEALEWTRRFPNPAGNGKAAEIEVRQLFTLDDFEPSDAITRFRELETSLAK from the coding sequence ATGAAATTCATGATCATTGTCAAAGCAACGCCCGATTCCGAAGCCGGCGCCATGCCGGAAGAAAAACTCATCGCCGAAATGGCCGAATACCACGAAGCGCTCGCCAAGGCCGGGATGCTGCTCGACGCCTCGGGCCTGCAACCGACCTCGAAAGGATGGCGTATCCGCTACCAGGGTAGCGACCGCACCCTTATCGACGGTCCCTTTGCGGAGACCAAGGAACTGATCGCCGGCTACACCTTGATTGAAGCCAAGTCTCGGGAAGAGGCCCTAGAATGGACGCGACGTTTTCCAAATCCCGCAGGGAACGGCAAGGCGGCCGAAATCGAGGTGCGGCAACTTTTCACCCTGGACGATTTCGAGCCCAGCGATGCGATCACCCGCTTCCGCGAGCTGGAAACCAGCCTGGCAAAATAA
- a CDS encoding YciI family protein, whose amino-acid sequence MKYLLLIYYDEKALERAGKEYDSKVERECLQHTEQLEAQGKFLGGNRLYPTTTATCVRAQDGKRLVTDGPFAETREQLGGYCLIEAKDLDEAIEIASHLPSGQLGTVEIRPVMEHEQQP is encoded by the coding sequence ATGAAATACCTGCTTCTCATCTATTACGACGAAAAGGCGCTCGAGCGAGCCGGCAAGGAGTACGATTCCAAAGTCGAGCGGGAGTGTCTGCAACACACCGAGCAGCTCGAGGCCCAGGGAAAATTCCTCGGCGGCAACCGCCTCTACCCCACCACAACCGCCACCTGCGTCCGCGCCCAGGACGGCAAACGGCTAGTCACAGACGGCCCCTTCGCCGAGACGCGCGAGCAGCTGGGCGGTTACTGCCTGATCGAGGCCAAGGATTTGGACGAGGCCATCGAGATCGCCTCGCACCTCCCCTCCGGGCAGCTGGGCACCGTCGAGATCCGCCCGGTCATGGAACACGAACAACAACCTTAA